From the Halalkalicoccus sp. CGA53 genome, one window contains:
- a CDS encoding ABC transporter ATP-binding protein, protein MEEVLAVEGATKRYDGVLALDEVSLSVLSGEVFSLIGPNGAGKTTLVRALTGTTDLDSGTISVLGEHPSEADRSRIGLLPQEFSPPARLTGRELVRYYAGLYDDARPVEEVLNEVGMVADADRWYERLSGGQRRRLCVASALVNNPDVLFLDEPTTAIDPAGRRDLWRLLEGLATEGTTVFLTTHDMAEAETLSDRVGLLAEGRLVEVGAPPELIADHGGENRLVVETTDGDPDDLAARGYRVSREGRRLTIHGIDTRDIGPAVDALDAAGIGYESLTWTQPTLEDVYIELTGERFERPVVEADA, encoded by the coding sequence ATGGAGGAGGTGCTCGCCGTCGAGGGCGCGACCAAGCGCTACGACGGGGTTCTCGCGCTCGACGAGGTCTCGCTGTCGGTCCTCTCGGGCGAGGTGTTCTCGCTGATCGGGCCGAACGGAGCGGGAAAGACCACGCTCGTCCGCGCGCTCACGGGGACGACCGACCTCGATTCTGGTACTATCTCCGTCCTCGGCGAGCACCCGAGCGAGGCGGACCGCTCGCGGATCGGACTGCTCCCCCAGGAGTTCTCGCCGCCCGCACGCCTCACCGGCCGCGAACTCGTCCGCTACTACGCCGGCCTCTACGACGACGCCCGCCCGGTCGAGGAGGTGCTGAACGAGGTCGGGATGGTCGCCGACGCCGACCGGTGGTACGAGCGGCTCTCGGGCGGCCAGCGCCGACGGCTCTGCGTCGCGAGCGCGCTCGTGAACAACCCGGACGTGCTCTTCCTGGACGAACCCACCACGGCGATCGACCCTGCAGGGAGACGCGACCTCTGGCGGCTGCTCGAGGGGCTCGCGACGGAGGGAACGACCGTCTTCCTCACCACCCACGACATGGCCGAGGCGGAGACGCTCTCAGATCGGGTGGGGCTGCTGGCGGAGGGCCGCCTCGTCGAAGTCGGCGCCCCACCAGAGCTGATCGCCGACCACGGCGGCGAGAACCGCCTGGTCGTCGAGACGACCGACGGCGACCCGGACGACCTCGCGGCGCGGGGGTACCGAGTATCGAGGGAGGGACGACGGCTCACGATCCACGGGATCGACACCCGCGACATCGGTCCCGCGGTCGACGCGCTCGACGCCGCCGGCATCGGCTACGAGTCACTGACCTGGACCCAGCCCACCCTCGAAGACGTCTACATCGAACTCACGGGAGAACGCTTCGAGCGTCCGGTCGTGGAGGCAGACGCGTGA
- a CDS encoding ABC transporter permease, giving the protein MSTARRVRAEFGAEWRSFVRRRTAVFFTFLFPVILIVIFGALVRTDPGEGGLFAEPTGYYVAGYLAVVVLFTPLSRVSSTVARNREGSRFEKLATTPLSRTEWLAAHTLVNVVLVGVAGVLVLGLAFVLTKATFVFHPAFLAFFVLGVVVFCGVGALLGRLSDSRDGAIAAANAIGLPMLFLAETFVPREMLPGWMGPIIDVLPLTYFSRGIRAATYSGEPWLADLAILAVLAVVFFLAGAYAIPRTD; this is encoded by the coding sequence GTGAGCACCGCGCGACGCGTTCGTGCGGAGTTCGGCGCCGAGTGGCGCTCGTTCGTCCGCCGTCGGACCGCGGTCTTCTTCACGTTCCTCTTTCCGGTGATCCTGATCGTCATCTTCGGCGCGCTCGTCCGCACCGATCCGGGCGAGGGCGGTCTGTTCGCCGAGCCGACCGGCTACTACGTCGCGGGCTACCTCGCCGTCGTCGTCCTCTTCACCCCGCTCTCGCGGGTCTCCTCGACGGTCGCGCGCAACCGGGAGGGGAGTCGCTTCGAGAAGCTCGCGACCACGCCGCTCTCGCGTACCGAGTGGCTCGCGGCACACACCCTCGTCAACGTCGTGCTCGTGGGGGTCGCCGGTGTGCTCGTTCTGGGCCTCGCGTTCGTCCTCACGAAAGCGACGTTCGTCTTCCACCCGGCGTTCCTCGCCTTCTTCGTCCTCGGCGTCGTCGTCTTCTGTGGGGTCGGCGCACTGCTCGGTCGGCTTTCGGACTCCCGTGACGGCGCGATCGCCGCGGCGAACGCGATCGGCCTGCCGATGCTCTTCCTCGCGGAGACGTTCGTCCCCCGCGAGATGCTCCCCGGCTGGATGGGTCCGATCATCGACGTCCTCCCGCTCACCTACTTCTCGCGAGGGATCCGCGCGGCGACCTACTCCGGCGAGCCGTGGCTGGCGGATCTCGCGATCCTCGCGGTGCTCGCCGTCGTCTTCTTCCTCGCGGGGGCGTACGCGATCCCGCGGACGGATTGA
- a CDS encoding putative sulfate/molybdate transporter, whose amino-acid sequence MAVSVTLSERRRLELSWSEVTGAFGDSVTVLPIVVALALVTDVSLPHVLIAFGLFQVVWGVHYGLPLSVEPMKALAALAIAGALSYGELALAGLLLGGVLLTLGSAGALAKIERWIGEPVIRGVQLAVALLLLQTGFSLALADLSLAGLGLLVALGVVALGRYRASAIAVLAVGALIAVASAGLPSPQAPGLPPLPPIGSHTLTVATADGFLAQFAMTIGNAALATSLLFADRFDREVSPDRLSRSMGVTNLVSIPIGGIPMCHGCDGVAGKHAFGARTGGANLVVGIVYLALAFVASAALLAAFPLAILGVLLALVALSLGESVRHSSNLALTVGIALLALVVNLAVAFSIGILVFLALKRYRRGI is encoded by the coding sequence ATGGCGGTCTCCGTCACGCTCTCCGAACGAAGACGCCTCGAGCTCTCGTGGAGCGAGGTGACCGGCGCGTTCGGGGATTCGGTTACGGTGCTGCCGATCGTCGTGGCGCTCGCGCTCGTCACCGACGTCTCGCTCCCGCACGTCCTGATCGCGTTCGGGCTCTTTCAGGTCGTCTGGGGCGTCCACTACGGCCTCCCCCTCTCCGTCGAGCCCATGAAGGCGCTGGCCGCGCTCGCCATCGCCGGCGCGCTCAGCTACGGCGAACTCGCGCTCGCAGGTCTCCTACTGGGTGGGGTGCTCCTCACCCTCGGCTCCGCTGGCGCGCTCGCGAAGATCGAGCGATGGATCGGCGAACCCGTCATTCGAGGCGTCCAGCTCGCGGTCGCGCTGTTGCTGCTCCAGACAGGATTTTCCCTGGCCCTCGCCGATCTCTCCCTCGCGGGTCTCGGCCTTCTCGTCGCTCTCGGGGTCGTAGCCCTCGGCCGGTACCGCGCGAGCGCAATCGCCGTCCTCGCGGTCGGCGCGCTGATCGCCGTCGCGAGCGCGGGCCTCCCGTCCCCGCAGGCACCGGGGCTCCCGCCCCTCCCGCCGATCGGCTCTCACACTCTCACGGTCGCCACCGCCGACGGCTTCCTCGCGCAGTTCGCGATGACGATCGGGAACGCGGCGCTCGCGACGTCCCTGTTGTTCGCCGACCGCTTCGACCGAGAGGTCTCTCCCGACCGCCTCTCGCGGAGCATGGGCGTCACGAACCTCGTATCGATCCCGATCGGCGGGATCCCGATGTGTCACGGCTGCGACGGCGTCGCCGGCAAGCACGCCTTCGGCGCGCGGACCGGCGGGGCGAACCTCGTCGTAGGAATCGTCTACCTCGCGCTCGCGTTCGTCGCCTCGGCCGCCCTGCTCGCCGCCTTTCCACTGGCGATCCTCGGCGTGCTCCTCGCGCTGGTCGCGCTCTCGCTCGGCGAGAGCGTCCGGCACTCGTCGAACCTCGCACTAACGGTCGGTATCGCGCTCCTCGCGCTGGTCGTCAACCTCGCCGTCGCCTTTTCGATAGGAATCCTCGTCTTCCTCGCGCTGAAGCGGTATCGCCGCGGGATCTGA
- a CDS encoding cobalamin B12-binding domain-containing protein, giving the protein MSAESGGQRTIRCLVAKVGLDGHDRGAHVISRAFRDAGFEVIYSGLHNAPDEIVQAAVQEDVDVLGISILSGAHNTLIPKIIEGLEEYDAKEDTLVIVGGVVPDADKERLKEAGVAEIFGPGTPMAKTIEFVRENAPER; this is encoded by the coding sequence ATGAGCGCCGAGAGCGGCGGCCAGCGAACGATCCGGTGTCTGGTCGCGAAGGTCGGTCTGGATGGGCACGACCGGGGCGCACACGTCATCTCGCGGGCGTTTCGAGACGCCGGCTTCGAGGTGATCTACTCGGGGCTACACAACGCGCCCGACGAGATCGTCCAGGCCGCGGTCCAGGAGGACGTCGACGTGCTCGGGATATCGATCCTCTCGGGTGCGCACAACACGCTGATCCCGAAGATCATCGAGGGGCTAGAGGAGTACGACGCGAAGGAGGACACGCTCGTCATCGTCGGCGGCGTGGTGCCCGACGCGGACAAGGAGCGGCTGAAGGAGGCGGGCGTCGCCGAGATCTTCGGCCCCGGGACGCCGATGGCGAAGACGATCGAGTTCGTCCGCGAGAACGCCCCCGAGCGATGA
- the meaB gene encoding methylmalonyl Co-A mutase-associated GTPase MeaB, with the protein MSTEETTLVPELLSGKHRALARAITKIENRSRGYRDIVAELHAHTGNAEVIGITGSPGAGKSTLVDKLALQYRDEGLRVGVIAVDPSSPFTGGSVLGDRIRMASTVGDMDVFVRSMSARGTLGGLSTATADAIKAFDAFGMDRILVETVGAGQNEVDIVKTADTVAVLVQPESGDDIQMLKAGILEIGDVFVVNKADMPGADRTVQQIVEMLGDDPLATTGAGHHGHDAHAEVAEAHGEAASEGWRPRVIETVATGGEGIEELIEAFDDHRSYLEGSGELRERERRRYAEEIRTLVRADAGSLLETEIERRGGIDALVDRVTERETDPYTVAAEVVEPLVECVEERGIEAPPRD; encoded by the coding sequence ATGAGCACGGAGGAGACGACGCTCGTCCCGGAGCTACTGTCGGGCAAACACCGCGCGCTCGCCCGGGCGATCACCAAGATCGAGAACCGCTCGCGCGGCTACCGCGATATCGTCGCGGAGCTCCACGCCCACACCGGGAACGCCGAGGTGATCGGGATCACGGGTAGCCCCGGTGCGGGGAAGTCGACGCTCGTGGACAAACTCGCGCTCCAGTATCGAGACGAGGGGCTTCGGGTCGGGGTGATCGCGGTCGACCCGTCCTCGCCCTTTACCGGCGGATCGGTGCTGGGGGATCGGATCCGGATGGCCTCGACGGTCGGCGACATGGACGTCTTCGTCCGGTCGATGAGCGCGCGAGGGACTCTCGGTGGGCTCTCGACGGCGACCGCCGACGCGATCAAGGCGTTCGACGCGTTCGGGATGGATCGCATTCTCGTCGAGACGGTCGGTGCGGGCCAGAACGAGGTCGACATCGTGAAGACCGCCGACACGGTCGCAGTCCTCGTCCAGCCGGAGAGCGGCGACGACATCCAGATGCTCAAAGCCGGGATCTTGGAGATCGGCGACGTCTTCGTCGTGAACAAGGCGGACATGCCGGGCGCCGACCGGACGGTCCAGCAGATCGTCGAGATGCTCGGGGACGACCCGCTCGCGACCACCGGCGCGGGCCACCACGGTCACGACGCCCACGCGGAGGTCGCCGAGGCGCACGGCGAGGCGGCCTCGGAGGGATGGCGTCCGAGAGTGATCGAGACGGTCGCAACCGGGGGCGAAGGGATCGAGGAGCTGATCGAGGCGTTCGACGACCACCGGAGCTACCTCGAGGGGAGCGGTGAACTCCGGGAACGAGAACGGCGGCGGTACGCCGAGGAGATCCGGACGCTCGTGCGCGCGGACGCGGGGTCGCTCCTCGAAACCGAGATCGAGCGCCGGGGCGGGATCGACGCGCTCGTCGATCGGGTCACCGAACGGGAAACCGACCCCTACACCGTCGCGGCGGAGGTCGTCGAACCGCTCGTGGAGTGCGTCGAGGAACGAGGGATCGAAGCGCCCCCGCGCGACTGA
- a CDS encoding alpha/beta fold hydrolase, producing the protein MKLRSLLVAGVGAIGLAAVGNRLAGRRVDDLDPALSGDQRTYRWRGMDVAYTEAGDPEAPDLLLVHGVNAAASSQEFSEVFDDLAEHYHVIAPDLPGFGLSDRPPLLYSGSLYTAFVTDFARDVTEDATCVASSLSAAYAVEAASEGVVSRLVLICPTTGTMSEARPLVRSLVRTPLVGTALYNLIASKPSIRYFSADHSYYDTDAMDREEIEYLWETSHQPGARFAPASFIGGFLDRPMDLSEALSELDVPVTLVWGREAEVTPLAEGRDLADEANAKLVVIDRARLLPHAEHPQQFVEIVEEELPRAEHD; encoded by the coding sequence ATGAAGCTACGCAGTCTGCTCGTCGCGGGCGTCGGCGCGATCGGTCTCGCGGCCGTCGGGAACCGTCTCGCCGGTCGTCGCGTCGACGACCTCGACCCCGCGCTCTCCGGTGACCAGCGGACCTACCGGTGGCGAGGGATGGACGTCGCCTACACGGAGGCCGGCGATCCCGAGGCACCGGACCTGCTGCTCGTCCACGGCGTCAACGCCGCCGCCTCCAGCCAGGAGTTCTCGGAGGTCTTCGACGACCTCGCAGAGCACTACCACGTGATCGCGCCGGATCTGCCCGGCTTCGGGCTCTCGGATCGGCCGCCGCTGCTCTACTCGGGGTCGCTCTACACCGCGTTCGTCACCGACTTCGCCCGCGACGTCACCGAGGACGCGACCTGTGTCGCCTCCTCGCTCTCCGCGGCGTACGCCGTCGAGGCCGCCTCGGAGGGCGTCGTCTCGCGGCTCGTCCTGATCTGTCCGACCACGGGCACGATGAGCGAGGCACGCCCCCTGGTCCGCTCGCTCGTGCGCACGCCGCTCGTGGGTACCGCGCTCTACAACCTGATCGCGAGCAAGCCCTCGATCAGGTACTTCAGCGCGGATCACAGCTACTACGACACCGACGCAATGGACCGGGAGGAGATCGAGTACCTCTGGGAGACGAGCCACCAGCCCGGCGCGCGCTTCGCCCCGGCATCGTTCATCGGCGGCTTCCTCGACCGGCCGATGGACCTCAGCGAGGCGCTCTCGGAGCTCGACGTCCCCGTCACGCTCGTCTGGGGTCGCGAGGCGGAGGTCACCCCGCTCGCGGAGGGTCGCGACCTCGCGGACGAGGCGAACGCGAAACTCGTCGTCATCGACCGCGCGCGCCTGCTCCCGCACGCCGAACACCCTCAGCAGTTCGTCGAGATCGTCGAGGAGGAGCTACCCCGGGCGGAACACGACTAG
- a CDS encoding Zn-ribbon domain-containing OB-fold protein, translating into MSEEPGNEGYDEWLDALADGEGYALVSPGGYGSLPPRRVCPETGSTDLSREPLPDSGTIETFSRVHVASPNFGGETPYVTAIADFGVVRLTGLCRGIDDPAVGTRVTADVEDVGGERLVVFRPG; encoded by the coding sequence ATGAGCGAGGAGCCCGGCAACGAGGGCTACGACGAGTGGCTCGACGCGCTCGCGGATGGCGAGGGCTACGCGCTCGTCTCGCCCGGCGGATACGGCTCGCTCCCGCCACGACGGGTCTGTCCCGAGACCGGAAGTACCGACCTCTCGCGCGAACCCCTCCCGGACAGCGGGACGATCGAGACCTTCTCGAGGGTTCACGTCGCCTCGCCGAACTTCGGCGGCGAGACGCCGTACGTGACGGCGATCGCCGACTTCGGCGTCGTCAGGCTCACGGGGCTCTGTCGAGGGATCGACGATCCGGCGGTCGGGACTCGCGTGACCGCAGACGTGGAGGACGTGGGTGGCGAACGGCTAGTCGTGTTCCGCCCGGGGTAG
- a CDS encoding thiolase domain-containing protein codes for MSSVRIAGVGHTHFGQHPERTGRDLFAEASVEAFADSGVDRDDVEALLYGNFMGELAENQGHQGPLMAEAAGIRAPATRFESACASSGSAVRHAVREIRNGEADVLLVGGAERMTNLGTAGVTEALASAADDLYEIRMGINFPGAYALMAQAYFSEYGGGKEELAAIAVKNHANAVENEYAQFQRAISVEDVLEAPPVAEPLGLYDACPITDGASAMVLVSEGYAEREGINAPVAITGTGQGGDRMALADRTYLARTPAATRAAEEAYADAGIGAEDVDVAEVHDCFTIAEVLAIESLGFFEPGEGISAAAEGETTSDGALPVNLSGGLKAKGHPVGATGASQVIELAKLFRGDHVNSDLVEDARIGVAHNAGGTVASATVHVLEVVS; via the coding sequence ATGTCGAGTGTACGTATCGCTGGCGTGGGACACACCCACTTCGGACAACACCCCGAGCGGACGGGTCGCGACCTCTTCGCCGAGGCGAGCGTCGAGGCGTTCGCCGACAGCGGCGTGGATCGCGACGACGTCGAGGCCCTCCTCTACGGTAACTTCATGGGCGAACTCGCGGAGAACCAGGGCCACCAGGGCCCACTGATGGCCGAAGCGGCGGGGATCCGCGCCCCCGCCACGCGCTTCGAGAGCGCGTGCGCGTCGAGCGGGTCGGCGGTCAGACACGCGGTGCGCGAGATCCGAAACGGCGAGGCGGACGTGCTCCTCGTCGGCGGCGCCGAGCGGATGACGAACCTCGGCACCGCTGGCGTCACGGAGGCGCTCGCCTCCGCCGCCGACGACCTCTACGAGATCCGCATGGGGATCAACTTCCCCGGGGCGTACGCGCTGATGGCCCAGGCGTACTTCTCGGAGTACGGCGGCGGCAAGGAGGAACTCGCGGCGATCGCCGTGAAGAACCACGCCAACGCCGTCGAGAACGAGTACGCCCAGTTCCAGCGCGCGATCAGCGTCGAGGACGTGCTGGAGGCACCTCCCGTGGCGGAGCCGCTCGGGCTCTACGACGCCTGTCCGATCACCGACGGCGCGAGCGCGATGGTGCTCGTGAGCGAGGGGTACGCGGAGAGGGAGGGGATCAACGCCCCGGTCGCGATCACCGGGACGGGTCAGGGGGGCGACCGGATGGCGCTCGCCGACCGGACGTACCTCGCGCGGACCCCCGCGGCGACGAGGGCGGCCGAGGAGGCCTACGCCGACGCCGGGATCGGAGCCGAGGACGTCGACGTCGCGGAGGTCCACGACTGCTTCACGATCGCGGAGGTGCTCGCGATCGAGTCGCTCGGTTTCTTCGAACCCGGTGAGGGGATATCGGCCGCAGCGGAGGGGGAGACGACCTCGGACGGGGCGCTCCCGGTGAACCTCTCGGGCGGGCTGAAGGCGAAGGGCCACCCCGTCGGGGCGACCGGCGCGAGCCAGGTGATCGAACTGGCGAAGCTGTTCCGGGGCGATCACGTCAACAGCGACCTCGTCGAGGACGCGCGGATCGGCGTCGCGCACAACGCGGGTGGGACCGTCGCCAGCGCGACGGTTCACGTGTTGGAGGTGGTCTCGTGA
- a CDS encoding helix-turn-helix domain-containing protein, which produces MASIAVFSVAAATFPLGSVFDDLPEVTVELERIVPTGEVVVPYFWIYGADSEAVLDAFYDKPGVLNIELVDSIDESVLMRAEWDYEVHGIKRGIFESGLTLLSASGSSDEWRFELRAPDRVSLSAFQSYCQENCIGVELTRLYTLSERRTDREYGLTEPQLDGLTLAFDRGYFDSPRRTTLEELADELGVSRPAVSDRLRRGLRNLLASTIAEPD; this is translated from the coding sequence ATGGCGAGTATCGCCGTGTTCTCGGTCGCAGCGGCCACCTTTCCGCTCGGGAGCGTCTTCGACGACCTGCCGGAGGTGACGGTCGAACTCGAACGCATCGTGCCGACCGGCGAGGTAGTCGTCCCGTACTTCTGGATCTACGGCGCCGACAGCGAGGCAGTTCTGGACGCGTTCTACGACAAACCGGGGGTGCTGAACATCGAACTGGTCGATAGCATCGACGAGAGCGTCCTGATGCGTGCCGAGTGGGACTACGAGGTCCACGGGATCAAACGCGGCATCTTCGAATCGGGGCTCACGCTCCTCTCGGCGAGCGGGTCCTCCGACGAGTGGCGCTTCGAGCTGCGAGCACCCGATAGGGTATCGCTGTCCGCGTTCCAGTCGTACTGCCAGGAGAACTGCATCGGAGTCGAGCTCACGCGGCTGTACACGCTCTCGGAGAGACGGACGGACCGAGAGTACGGGCTGACCGAGCCACAGCTCGACGGGCTGACGCTCGCGTTCGATCGAGGCTACTTCGACAGCCCTCGACGGACTACGTTAGAGGAGCTCGCGGACGAACTCGGTGTCTCGCGACCTGCCGTCTCCGACCGGCTTCGGCGGGGTCTCAGGAACCTGCTCGCCAGCACCATCGCCGAACCCGACTGA
- a CDS encoding DUF7111 family protein codes for MADATLTENGTTARYRETETERLLEFERDGRRATVAQNREGYAMVKVRDGEELERYYGFDMALDHAAELLGVSVPDLPVPDEASDMGM; via the coding sequence ATGGCCGACGCGACGCTCACCGAGAACGGAACTACGGCACGATACCGAGAGACGGAGACGGAGCGACTGCTCGAGTTCGAGCGAGACGGCCGGCGGGCGACGGTCGCCCAGAACCGAGAGGGCTACGCGATGGTGAAGGTCAGAGACGGCGAGGAACTCGAACGCTACTACGGCTTCGACATGGCGCTCGACCACGCGGCGGAGCTGCTGGGGGTATCCGTTCCGGATCTCCCGGTCCCGGACGAGGCGTCCGACATGGGGATGTAA
- a CDS encoding PadR family transcriptional regulator, with product MAKWLQSGPRRDLCVLLSGSEGTAQRLKSRLEAHYDERLDPKTFYAQLSALENSGLIEKRVEGLADVYSLTDEGERALREHYEWMTEQLR from the coding sequence ATGGCGAAGTGGTTACAGAGCGGGCCGAGACGCGACCTCTGCGTGCTGCTCTCCGGATCGGAGGGGACCGCACAGCGACTCAAGTCCAGGTTGGAAGCGCACTACGACGAGCGCCTCGACCCGAAGACGTTCTACGCACAGCTCTCGGCGCTCGAGAACAGTGGGCTGATCGAGAAACGCGTCGAGGGGCTCGCGGACGTCTACTCGCTCACCGACGAGGGCGAGCGAGCGCTCAGAGAGCACTACGAGTGGATGACCGAACAGCTGAGGTGA
- a CDS encoding NAD-dependent epimerase/dehydratase family protein, with translation MNVLLTGAHGTVGSAIRDRLDERYEFTYLDLEEHPEYETAVADVSEYDQLSTHLEGQDAVVHLAMPDYVGGSTSREVSWDPGFERSTRALCNVIDGAREAGVEKVIYASSNHAVGLYEVRRAPEIYHPGHGVMVDHTVPPRPDSRYGLVKVFGEGLGRLAAEVHGLDFAAIRICAVRDEPYDHPYGDAERGVDRGDWDRGSEGYEEQVARLKGMWHSRRDLAHMVERCLETEGIGFDVFYGVSDNDRRWFDIDHARERIGYDPEDDGEEWDAPPE, from the coding sequence ATGAACGTCCTTCTGACCGGCGCCCACGGCACCGTCGGCTCCGCGATCCGCGATCGGCTCGACGAGCGATACGAGTTCACCTACCTCGACCTCGAGGAGCACCCCGAGTACGAGACGGCCGTCGCCGACGTCTCCGAATACGACCAGCTCTCGACCCACCTCGAGGGCCAGGACGCGGTGGTCCACCTCGCGATGCCCGACTACGTCGGCGGGTCGACCTCGCGCGAGGTGAGCTGGGACCCGGGGTTCGAACGCTCCACGCGGGCGCTCTGCAACGTGATCGACGGGGCGCGAGAAGCGGGGGTCGAAAAAGTGATCTACGCCTCCTCGAACCACGCGGTCGGGCTCTACGAGGTTCGGAGAGCGCCGGAGATCTACCACCCGGGACACGGCGTGATGGTCGATCACACGGTCCCACCCCGGCCCGACTCGCGCTACGGGTTGGTGAAGGTGTTCGGCGAGGGGCTGGGTCGGCTCGCGGCGGAGGTCCACGGCCTGGACTTCGCGGCGATCCGGATCTGTGCGGTCCGCGACGAGCCCTACGACCACCCCTACGGCGACGCCGAACGCGGAGTCGACCGGGGCGACTGGGACCGGGGAAGCGAGGGGTACGAGGAACAGGTCGCCCGCTTGAAGGGGATGTGGCACTCCCGACGCGACCTCGCGCACATGGTCGAGCGGTGTCTGGAGACCGAGGGGATAGGCTTCGACGTCTTCTACGGCGTGAGCGACAACGACCGGCGCTGGTTCGACATCGACCACGCTCGCGAGCGGATCGGCTACGACCCAGAGGACGACGGCGAGGAGTGGGACGCCCCGCCGGAGTAG
- a CDS encoding acyl-CoA dehydrogenase family protein: MDFGLSAEQRQIREMVAEFVDSEVVPRASEIDASDEFPRKLIDEMAPLGLLGMPFPEEYGGAGLDYHSYVIGLEEISRGSGGLGTVIAAHISLAGNMLYEFGSEAQKETYLTPLAGGTEIGAFALSEPGAGSDVPAMETTAEREERAGGHAEYVVNGGKLWISNGSVADTVILFAKTDPDAGNKGISSFVVRPGEDEGFRVEGTEHKLGDKGCPTAELSFSEMRIPEERRLGEEGEGFVQALKTLNGGRITIAARSVGIAQAALDEARSYAGEREQFGRPIGEFQAIKHKLADMDTKTRAARLLMHDAADRKIRGESFVKEAAQAKLYASEVSREVANEAIQIHGGYGYTTDFPVERFYRDAKLNEIYEGTSEILRNTIGDQVLGE; the protein is encoded by the coding sequence ATGGATTTCGGGCTCTCGGCCGAGCAGCGTCAGATCAGGGAGATGGTCGCTGAGTTCGTCGACAGCGAGGTCGTCCCCCGCGCGTCGGAGATCGACGCATCCGACGAGTTCCCTCGCAAGCTGATCGACGAGATGGCCCCGCTCGGCCTCCTGGGAATGCCGTTTCCCGAGGAGTACGGCGGCGCCGGTCTCGACTACCACTCCTACGTGATCGGACTGGAGGAGATCAGCCGGGGCTCCGGCGGCCTGGGTACGGTAATCGCCGCCCACATCAGCCTCGCGGGGAACATGCTCTACGAGTTCGGGAGCGAGGCCCAGAAGGAGACGTACCTCACGCCGCTCGCCGGGGGTACCGAGATCGGCGCCTTCGCGCTCTCGGAGCCGGGGGCGGGAAGCGACGTGCCCGCCATGGAGACGACGGCGGAGCGAGAGGAACGTGCCGGCGGGCACGCAGAGTACGTCGTGAACGGCGGGAAGCTCTGGATCTCGAACGGCTCGGTCGCCGATACGGTGATCCTCTTCGCGAAGACCGACCCCGATGCGGGGAACAAGGGGATCTCCTCGTTCGTGGTTCGACCCGGAGAGGACGAGGGGTTTCGCGTCGAGGGGACGGAACACAAACTCGGGGACAAGGGCTGTCCGACGGCCGAACTCTCCTTCTCGGAGATGCGGATCCCCGAAGAGAGACGTCTCGGCGAGGAGGGCGAGGGGTTCGTCCAGGCACTGAAAACGCTCAACGGCGGTCGGATCACGATCGCCGCCCGCTCCGTGGGTATCGCCCAGGCAGCCCTCGACGAAGCCCGGAGCTACGCGGGAGAACGCGAGCAGTTCGGCCGGCCGATCGGCGAGTTCCAGGCGATCAAGCACAAGCTCGCGGACATGGACACGAAGACCCGCGCCGCACGGCTGCTCATGCACGACGCGGCCGACAGGAAGATCCGTGGCGAGTCGTTCGTGAAGGAGGCCGCCCAGGCGAAGCTCTACGCGAGCGAGGTCTCGCGCGAGGTCGCGAACGAGGCGATCCAGATCCACGGTGGCTACGGCTACACGACCGACTTCCCGGTCGAGCGCTTCTACAGGGACGCGAAACTGAACGAGATCTACGAGGGCACCTCGGAGATCCTCAGAAACACGATCGGGGATCAGGTGCTGGGGGAGTGA